The Chlorocebus sabaeus isolate Y175 chromosome 1, mChlSab1.0.hap1, whole genome shotgun sequence genome includes a region encoding these proteins:
- the CEP126 gene encoding centrosomal protein of 126 kDa isoform X3, with protein MNENMRATLATSKNVFQLKLEETQKRLEDQHLSNLQKFCDEVNQITNSETLSSIDSLEPTEHEEIYLTLNKEHSTSIQRNTISLKPASMQSTKLSCFDEDKLAFSKTQHINNWLTNVDASNTQNVTPFSDILSKSNVLPSWEYFNSKEQNPSSLNGTVERATNTANNSVAFVSSPPIFVLDKKCEKTSETSTVRTTDSTSGAFKRERPLVTESPTFKFSKSQSTSESPTQEVATFPDQEKYSELNQENGTTSIPTSCVPVAMPLVLPSNKQSARPSAKNSIHIKEIDAVQCSDKLDELKDGEEEKIKYFNCNKGELPLFSDSFQDAYIPHNPDSKDEKQKFAETSSLSNVTSNYDFVGQHKKMKYNIHERNGVRFLKSILKKESKYEHGYLKALIINQSFKFGNQKAAAIKDSIELTKEREKGAEIPKTIKKLRWFDETSSIENNAEDSHSLKNKTGITQQHSQKFRIQSGAGSNIISVSACAVNSAARKKSREDSISENVTTLGGSGADHMPLNCFIPSGYNFAKHAWPASKKEESKIPVHDDSKTKQGKPQRGGAKIIRKPGSAKVQSGFICTNRKGTVIEPQSASKVNIFTQAQGKLIIPRPSPQSTSNIRSGKNIQVSQCQSVTPENPQNIITHNGFNSKHVLPTEHNLNQWNQESSSPLSNACSDLVTVIPSLPSYCSSECQAFAKINHSNGTQAVAQQDGTLYCTQRSPVCEESYPSVTPRTAEEESVPLWKRGHNVLHQNKRATGSTVMRRKRIVETKRRNILEQKRQNPGSVGQKDSKQINNCGQSVQLSSSEPKQTTRGTSYVEEVSDSTSEFLMAENLVKASLPEDEILTVLNSKQIQKSNLPLNKTQQFNICTLSAEEQKILESLNDLNERLHYIQESICKNSSIKKNTLQIIPLLEKREDRTSSCRDKR; from the exons atgaatgaaaatatgagGGCAACCTTGGCTACTAGCAAAAATGTGTTCCAGCTTAAACTGGAGGAAACTCAGAAACGCCTAGAAGATCAGCATCTAAGCAATTTGCAA aaattttgtGATGAAGTTAATCAGATAACCAATTCTGAAACCCTCTCAAGTATAGACAGTCTTGAGCCTACAGAGcatgaagaaatatatttaacactTAATAAGGAGCATTCCACATCCATCCAGCGGAATACCATTTCCCTCAAACCAGCAAGTATGCAATCAACTAAACTCAGCTGCTTTGATGAAGATAAACTGGCATTCTCTAAAACTCAACATATAAATAATTGGCTTACAAATGTAGATGCTTCAAATACTCAGAATGTCACACCTTTCTCAGATATTTTAAGTAAATCTAATGTTCTACCTTCATGGGAATATTTTAATAGTAAAGAACAAAATCCATCTTCTTTGAATGGAACAGTGGAAAGAGCCACAAATACTGCTAATAATTCAGTAGCCTTTGTATCTAGCCCACCTATATTTGTACTagataaaaaatgtgaaaagacctCTGAAACTAGCACTGTAAGGACAACTGACTCCACTTCTGGAGCATTCAAAAGAGAAAGGCCGTTAGTTACTGAGAGCCCAACATTTAAATTTAGCAAATCCCAAAGCACTTCAGAATCTCCAACCCAGGAAGTGGCTACATTTCCAGACCAAGAGAAATATTCTGAATTAAATCAAGAAAATGGAACTACTTCAATTCCTACTTCATGTGTACCAGTGGCAATGCCTTTAGTTTTGCCATCTAATAAACAGTCAGCTAGACCTTCAGCAAAGAACAGTATACACATAAAAGAAATTGATGCAGTGCAGTGTTCTGATAAGTTAGATGAATTGAAAgatggtgaagaagaaaagataaaatattttaactgcaATAAGGGAGAGTTGCCTTTATTTTCAGACAGTTTTCAAGATGCCTACATACCTCACAATCCGGattcaaaagatgaaaaacaaaaattcgcTGAAACATCATCCTTGTCTAATGTAACTTCTAATTATGACTTTGTTGGCCagcataagaaaatgaaatacaacatCCATGAGAGAAATGGTGTGAGGtttcttaaaagtattttaaagaaagaatctaAATATGAACATGGTTATCTTAAGGCATTAATTATAAATCAGAGCTTTAAGTTTGGAAATCAAAAAGCAGCAGCTATCAAAGATAGTATTGAATTaacaaaggaaagggaaaaaggtGCAGAAATTCCAAAGACTATTAAAAAACTGAGGTGGTTTGATGAAACTAGCAGTATAGAAAACAATGCTGAAGACAGTCATTCACTGAAGAATAAAACAGGAATAACTCAACAGCATTCTCAAAAATTCCGCATTCAAAGTGGTGCTGGAAGCAACATAATTAGTGTTTCTGCTTGTGCTGTAAATTCTGCTGCTAGAAAGAAGTCCAGGGAGGATTCTATCTCTGAAAATGTTACGACTTTAGGAGGATCTGGAGCAGACCATATGCCTTTGAACTGTTTTATACCTTCAGGTTATAATTTTGCTAAACATGCCTGGCCAGcctcaaaaaaagaggaaagtaaaATCCCTGTACATGATGATTCTAAAACTAAGCAAGGTAAGCCACAAAGAGGTGGagcaaaaataattagaaaaccaGGATCTGCAAAAGTCCAATCAGGCTTTATATGTACAAACAGAAAAGGCACTGTCATTGAACCACAATCTGCAAGCAAAGTCAACATATTTACACAAGCTCAGGGAAAATTAATTATACCTCGTCCTTCTCCCCAATCTACATCAAATATTAGAAGTGGTAAAAATATACAGGTGTCTCAGTGTCAATCAGTAACTCCTGAAAATCCTCAAAACATTATTACACATAACGGTTTTAATTCAAAACATGTGCTTCCAACAGAACACAATTTGAATCAGTGGAATCAGGAAAGTAGTTCTCCACTCTCAAATGCTTGTTCTGATCTAGTCACTGTGATACCATCACTGCCATCATATTGTTCTTCAGAGTGCCAAGcttttgcaaaaataaatcattcaaatGGCACTCAAGCAGTTGCCCAGCAAGATGGGACATTATATTGCACCCAAAGAAGTCCTGTTTGTGAAGAAAGTTATCCATCTGTGACTCCAAGAACTGCTGAAGAAGAATCGGTTCCCTTGTGGAAAAGAGGGCATAATGTCCTGCATCAAAATAAGAGGGCTACGG GGTCTACTGTTATGAGAAGAAAACGAATTGTTGAAACCAAGCGAAGAAATATTTTAGAGCAGAAAAGACAAAACCCTGGATCTGTAGGACAGAAGGACAGTAAGCAGATTAAC aattGTGGACAAAGTGTCCAGCTAAGTTCAAGTGAGCCAAAACAAACTACAAGGGGTACTTCTTATGTTGAAGAAG TTTCAGATAGTACTTCTGAGTTTTTGATGGCTGAAAACTTAGTGAAAGCATCACTGCCGGAGGATGAGATTCTGACTGTCTTGAATAGCAAACAGATACAGAAATCAAATCTACCTTTAAATAAAACTCAACAATTCAACATCTGCACACTATCAGCTGAAGAACAGAAGATCTTAGAGTCCCTTAATGATCTCAATGAAAGACTACATT ATATACAAGAATCCATTTGCAAAAACTCATCCATCaaaaaaaatactttacaaaTAATACCACTTCTG gagaagagagaagatagaACCAGCAGCTGCAGAGACAAGAGATAA